In Nocardioides cavernae, a single genomic region encodes these proteins:
- a CDS encoding NUDIX hydrolase — protein sequence MNTSLPGWLTPVVEAAASITVHELTRFMPPADSDPRRGAVLMVFADRDADPAAPDDLAHRGELLLTERNHHMRSHPGQVSFPGGSLDEGETPVEAALREAHEEIGLVPAEVEVFGELPELWLPPSNFAVTPILGYWRDRGEVRIESPEEVHEIHHVAIADLLDPDNRITVRHPSGWLGPGFLIGPRRDVILWGFTAGIIARLFSYLGWAQDWDRARVRDLPDHMLQGVPRGTDLAPNTPQNTPQNTRLEE from the coding sequence GTGAACACCTCCTTGCCGGGCTGGCTGACGCCCGTGGTCGAGGCCGCCGCCTCCATCACCGTCCACGAGCTGACCCGCTTCATGCCGCCCGCGGACAGCGACCCCCGGCGCGGCGCGGTGCTCATGGTCTTCGCCGACCGCGACGCCGACCCGGCCGCCCCCGACGACCTCGCGCACCGCGGTGAGCTCCTGCTCACCGAGCGCAACCACCACATGCGCTCCCACCCGGGGCAGGTGTCGTTCCCGGGCGGCTCGCTCGACGAGGGGGAGACCCCGGTCGAGGCGGCCCTGCGCGAGGCCCACGAGGAGATCGGGCTCGTGCCGGCCGAGGTCGAGGTGTTCGGCGAGCTGCCCGAGCTGTGGCTGCCGCCGAGCAACTTCGCGGTGACGCCGATCCTGGGCTACTGGCGCGACCGGGGCGAGGTGCGCATCGAGAGCCCCGAGGAGGTCCACGAGATCCACCACGTCGCGATCGCCGACCTGCTCGACCCCGACAACCGCATCACCGTCCGCCACCCGAGCGGCTGGCTCGGCCCCGGCTTCCTCATCGGTCCCCGGCGCGACGTGATCCTGTGGGGCTTCACCGCCGGCATCATCGCCCGGTTGTTCAGCTATCTCGGGTGGGCGCAGGACTGGGACAGGGCGCGGGTGCGTGACCTGCCCGACCACATGCTGCAGGGTGTCCCCAGAGGCACCGACCTCGCCCCCAACACCCCGCAGAACACCCCCCAGAACACCCGGCTCGAGGAGTAG
- a CDS encoding SigE family RNA polymerase sigma factor has translation MTDRSGFDEFVHARGPALARTAYLLTGDHHLAEDLVQAALVQAARHWERIETSPEAYVRRTMYHQNISWWRRRRLAEMPLQSYDAPVPATDPTVRLTLEQALRRLTPRQRTVLVLRYFEDLTEVRTAAELGISRGAVKSMSRQALQRLRVLAPELADLVGADV, from the coding sequence ATGACCGATCGATCCGGGTTCGACGAGTTCGTCCACGCGCGTGGACCCGCCCTCGCGCGCACGGCGTACCTCCTCACCGGCGACCACCACCTCGCCGAGGACCTGGTGCAGGCCGCGCTCGTGCAGGCGGCCCGGCACTGGGAGCGCATCGAGACCTCGCCCGAGGCCTACGTGCGACGCACGATGTACCACCAGAACATCTCCTGGTGGCGGCGCCGCAGGCTCGCCGAGATGCCGCTGCAGTCGTACGACGCCCCGGTGCCGGCAACCGACCCGACCGTGCGACTCACCCTCGAGCAGGCCCTGCGTCGGCTCACCCCGCGCCAGCGCACCGTGCTGGTGCTGCGCTACTTCGAGGACCTCACCGAGGTCCGGACGGCCGCCGAACTGGGCATCTCCCGCGGCGCGGTCAAGTCCATGTCGCGCCAGGCCCTCCAGCGGCTGCGTGTCCTGGCCCCCGAGCTCGCCGACCTGGTGGGAGCAGACGTATGA
- a CDS encoding RidA family protein: MGAEARLAELGITVPEVAPPVAAYQPTARTGNLVFTAGQLPARDGEMLAIGKLGAEVSDEQGYECARQCALNALAAVKAEIGSLDDVKRVVKVVVFVASTPDFTGQPKVANGASELLGEVFGDAGKHARSAVGVSVLPLDVPVEVEIIVEV, from the coding sequence ATGGGCGCGGAGGCTCGTCTCGCCGAGCTGGGCATCACCGTCCCCGAGGTCGCACCGCCCGTCGCGGCCTACCAGCCCACCGCGCGCACCGGCAACCTCGTCTTCACCGCCGGCCAGCTGCCCGCCCGCGACGGCGAGATGCTCGCCATCGGCAAGCTCGGCGCCGAGGTCAGCGACGAGCAGGGCTACGAGTGCGCGCGCCAGTGCGCCCTCAACGCACTCGCGGCGGTCAAGGCCGAGATCGGCTCGCTCGACGACGTCAAGCGCGTCGTCAAGGTCGTCGTGTTCGTCGCCTCGACGCCCGACTTCACCGGCCAGCCCAAGGTCGCCAACGGTGCGTCCGAGCTGCTCGGCGAGGTCTTCGGCGACGCCGGCAAGCACGCCCGCTCGGCCGTCGGTGTCTCCGTGCTCCCGCTCGACGTGCCCGTCGAGGTCGAGATCATCGTCGAGGTCTGA
- a CDS encoding TIGR03086 family metal-binding protein, translating into MANPHQAVVVLSRAIDQAGDVLASIHPDEWDRPTPCGDWSVRQLAAHLAVAPEHFLQQARGEEVDWVAEPEVADGQWAGHFRNHGDDLLHHWHEQPDDQAAQADWQSAELGVHTWDLVRALGRPQRLDDEVAERGLAFMQQGLTPDNRGEVFGPAVDVPDDAPAYDRLVAFAGRDPRA; encoded by the coding sequence ATGGCAAACCCTCACCAGGCTGTCGTGGTCCTCTCCCGCGCGATCGACCAGGCCGGCGACGTGCTCGCCTCGATCCACCCCGACGAGTGGGACAGGCCGACCCCGTGCGGCGACTGGTCCGTGCGCCAGCTCGCCGCGCACCTCGCGGTCGCGCCCGAGCACTTCCTCCAGCAGGCCCGTGGCGAGGAGGTCGACTGGGTCGCCGAGCCCGAGGTTGCCGACGGCCAGTGGGCCGGCCACTTCCGCAACCACGGGGACGACCTGCTGCACCACTGGCACGAGCAGCCCGACGACCAGGCGGCGCAGGCCGACTGGCAGAGCGCCGAGCTCGGGGTGCACACGTGGGACCTGGTCCGGGCGCTCGGTCGTCCGCAGCGCCTCGACGACGAGGTCGCCGAGCGCGGGCTGGCCTTCATGCAGCAGGGCCTGACCCCCGACAACCGCGGCGAGGTCTTCGGCCCGGCGGTCGACGTCCCCGACGACGCCCCGGCCTACGACCGGCTGGTGGCGTTCGCCGGTCGCGACCCGCGCGCCTGA
- a CDS encoding ABC transporter ATP-binding protein yields MTTTLDQTTGTAATARGLTRTYGAGDNAVHALRGVDLDLPAGRFTAIMGPSGSGKSTLMHCLAGLDAATSGSVTVAGRDLAGLDDTALTIFRREHIGFVFQAFNLLPMLTAGQNIVLPLELAGRPVDRERYDQVVGVLGLADRLGHLPSQLSGGQQQRVAIARALVTQPDIVFADEPTGNLDSEASAEVLGHLRRSVRELGMTVVMVTHELDAAAYADDVVVIHDGAVTAHLTDPGQDELVAALRGRGA; encoded by the coding sequence ATGACGACGACACTCGACCAGACCACCGGGACGGCCGCCACCGCGCGCGGCCTGACCCGCACCTACGGCGCCGGCGACAACGCCGTCCACGCCCTGCGCGGCGTGGACCTCGACCTCCCCGCCGGGCGCTTCACCGCGATCATGGGCCCGAGCGGCTCCGGCAAGTCCACCCTCATGCACTGCCTGGCCGGCCTCGACGCCGCCACGTCCGGCTCGGTCACCGTCGCCGGGCGCGACCTCGCCGGCCTCGACGACACCGCGCTGACGATCTTCCGCCGCGAGCACATCGGCTTCGTCTTCCAGGCCTTCAACCTGTTGCCGATGCTGACCGCGGGCCAGAACATCGTCCTGCCGCTCGAGCTCGCGGGCCGCCCGGTCGACCGGGAGCGCTACGACCAGGTCGTCGGCGTGCTCGGCCTCGCCGACCGCCTCGGCCACCTGCCCAGCCAGCTCTCCGGCGGCCAGCAGCAGCGCGTCGCGATCGCCCGCGCGCTGGTCACCCAGCCGGACATCGTGTTCGCCGACGAGCCCACCGGCAACCTCGACAGCGAGGCCAGCGCCGAGGTGCTCGGCCACCTGCGCCGCTCGGTCCGCGAGCTCGGCATGACCGTCGTGATGGTGACCCACGAGCTCGACGCGGCGGCGTACGCCGACGACGTGGTCGTCATCCACGACGGTGCCGTCACGGCCCACCTGACCGACCCCGGCCAGGACGAGCTCGTCGCCGCGCTGCGCGGTCGGGGCGCCTGA
- the nth gene encoding endonuclease III: MPAPARKVVEIPKPDTSLVRRARKIDRILADTYPDARAELDFTNAFECLVVTVISAQTTDRRVNAASPALFAAYPTPEAMAAAPREHMEQLLGPLGFFRQKTDALLKLSQALVDTFGGEVPSRLEELVTLPGVGRKTANVVLGNAFDKPGITVDTHFGRLARRFGWTEETDPVKVEHAVGALFPKRDWTMLSHHLIWHGRRRCHAKKPACGACPVARLCPSFGAGPTDPIEAEKLVTTQGPA, translated from the coding sequence GTGCCCGCCCCCGCCCGCAAGGTCGTCGAGATCCCCAAGCCCGACACGTCCTTGGTGCGCCGGGCGCGCAAGATCGACCGGATCCTCGCGGACACCTACCCCGACGCCCGCGCCGAGCTCGACTTCACCAACGCGTTCGAGTGCCTGGTCGTCACCGTGATCTCCGCCCAGACGACCGACCGCCGGGTCAATGCCGCCAGCCCCGCGCTGTTCGCGGCCTACCCGACGCCCGAGGCGATGGCAGCTGCCCCGCGCGAGCACATGGAGCAGCTCCTCGGCCCGCTGGGCTTCTTCCGCCAGAAGACCGACGCGCTGCTCAAGCTCAGCCAGGCGCTCGTGGACACCTTCGGTGGCGAGGTGCCCTCGCGCCTCGAGGAGCTCGTCACCCTGCCCGGCGTCGGCCGCAAGACCGCCAACGTCGTGCTCGGGAATGCCTTCGACAAGCCCGGCATCACCGTCGACACCCACTTCGGCCGGCTCGCGCGACGCTTCGGCTGGACCGAGGAGACCGACCCGGTCAAGGTCGAGCACGCCGTCGGCGCCCTCTTCCCCAAGCGCGACTGGACGATGCTGTCCCACCACCTCATCTGGCACGGTCGCCGCCGCTGCCACGCCAAGAAGCCCGCGTGCGGCGCCTGCCCGGTCGCCCGGCTGTGCCCGTCGTTCGGCGCGGGCCCGACCGACCCGATCGAGGCGGAGAAGCTGGTCACGACGCAGGGACCTGCATGA
- a CDS encoding TlpA family protein disulfide reductase, giving the protein MRKLLLALALVLCVAAGAFAWSSMSDSGPIAVRPPDVDVDTPALREAKARIGMEDCTPGTGEPVDGGLPDMTLPCLGGGPDVALASLRGPMMINLWQARCEPCRLEMPALEEFHQQYGDRVRLVGIDFNDVHPDGALALAEETGATYPSIADPGGELMVEDAFAIARRGLPAFVFVDETGKVVGQDSGGVESVDEVRELVAEHLGIDL; this is encoded by the coding sequence ATGAGGAAGCTCCTCCTGGCGCTGGCGCTCGTCCTGTGCGTCGCCGCGGGCGCCTTCGCCTGGTCGTCGATGAGCGACAGCGGACCCATCGCCGTACGCCCTCCCGACGTCGACGTCGACACCCCGGCGCTGCGTGAGGCCAAGGCGCGCATCGGCATGGAGGACTGCACGCCCGGCACCGGCGAGCCGGTCGACGGCGGGCTGCCCGACATGACGCTGCCCTGCCTCGGCGGCGGTCCCGACGTCGCGCTCGCCTCGCTGCGCGGTCCGATGATGATCAACCTGTGGCAGGCGCGCTGCGAGCCCTGCCGGCTGGAGATGCCGGCGCTGGAGGAGTTCCACCAGCAGTACGGCGACCGGGTCCGGCTCGTCGGCATCGACTTCAACGACGTCCACCCCGACGGCGCGCTCGCGCTGGCCGAGGAGACCGGGGCCACCTACCCCTCGATCGCCGACCCGGGCGGCGAGCTGATGGTCGAGGACGCCTTCGCGATCGCCCGCCGCGGGCTGCCGGCGTTCGTCTTCGTCGACGAGACGGGCAAGGTCGTCGGCCAGGACTCCGGCGGCGTGGAGTCGGTCGACGAGGTCCGCGAGCTGGTCGCCGAGCACCTGGGAATCGATCTGTGA
- a CDS encoding sensor histidine kinase, translating to MRDQRDQHPWRLGPRGRRWLDRLIVAFVLVVGGLGHAVAGQPVATVFTVAEVLPLLWRRRHPWPVFLVVAAASALQAAAFDQPAVGQLAFPVAVYSVARWSPRWQGVTALLVGYAGALVAATRWLFGFGAGDLTPGNLAPYTVTIGAIVTAAWALGWAAQSRERYVASLVARAEQAERMAEREVELAARDERSRIAREMHDVVAHGLSVIVVQADGARYAAAKDPDVAVGTLETISATGREALTEMRRLLGLLREGDTGVTPQPGLGDVRHLVDEARAAGMRVAADLPEPAPDVPDGVGLAAYRIVQEALTNVRKHAGPDATVDVRVAVDRGVAVDVRDDGRGAAARADGRGLGLVGMRERASVHGGTLEAGPAPGGGFAVSARLPL from the coding sequence ATGCGCGATCAACGGGACCAGCACCCGTGGCGCCTGGGGCCGCGCGGGCGACGCTGGCTCGACCGGCTCATCGTCGCGTTCGTCCTCGTCGTGGGTGGCCTGGGCCACGCCGTGGCCGGCCAGCCGGTCGCGACCGTCTTCACCGTCGCCGAGGTGCTGCCGCTCCTGTGGCGCCGGCGCCACCCGTGGCCGGTCTTCCTCGTGGTCGCGGCGGCGTCCGCCCTCCAGGCGGCGGCCTTCGACCAGCCCGCCGTCGGGCAGCTCGCCTTCCCGGTCGCGGTCTACTCCGTCGCCCGCTGGTCGCCGCGCTGGCAGGGCGTGACGGCGCTGCTCGTCGGGTACGCCGGTGCGCTGGTCGCCGCGACGCGATGGCTCTTCGGCTTCGGTGCCGGCGACCTCACCCCGGGCAACCTTGCGCCCTACACCGTCACGATCGGCGCGATCGTCACCGCCGCGTGGGCGCTCGGGTGGGCGGCCCAGTCCCGCGAGAGGTACGTCGCCTCGCTGGTCGCGCGTGCGGAGCAGGCCGAGCGGATGGCCGAGCGCGAGGTGGAGCTGGCCGCGCGTGACGAGCGCTCGCGGATCGCCCGCGAGATGCACGACGTGGTCGCCCACGGGTTGTCGGTGATCGTCGTCCAGGCCGACGGCGCGAGGTACGCCGCCGCCAAGGACCCCGACGTCGCAGTGGGCACCCTCGAGACGATCTCCGCCACCGGCCGCGAGGCGCTCACCGAGATGCGGCGGCTGCTGGGCCTCCTCCGCGAGGGCGACACCGGCGTGACCCCGCAGCCGGGTCTGGGCGACGTACGCCACCTCGTCGACGAGGCACGCGCCGCCGGCATGCGGGTGGCGGCCGACCTGCCGGAGCCCGCGCCAGACGTGCCCGACGGCGTCGGGCTCGCGGCCTACCGGATCGTCCAGGAAGCCCTCACCAACGTGCGCAAGCACGCGGGGCCGGACGCCACGGTGGACGTGCGCGTCGCCGTCGACCGCGGCGTCGCCGTCGACGTGCGCGACGACGGGCGGGGCGCGGCCGCCCGTGCGGACGGTCGCGGCCTCGGACTGGTCGGGATGCGCGAGCGCGCGTCCGTCCACGGCGGGACGCTGGAGGCCGGACCCGCGCCGGGTGGCGGGTTCGCGGTGTCTGCGAGGCTGCCGCTGTGA
- a CDS encoding NUDIX hydrolase, giving the protein MQRLPLPDALVAQARSYAEGGATPAEPRDAATVVLLRPGAAGPDVYLLRRQTSMAFAGGMCVFPGGGVDPRDFDDELVDRGLWAGPSPAAWASRLGCDEPKARALVCAAVRETFEESGVLLAGAGPDSVVADTTGDDWEADRVALESREVSLTAFLEKRSLVLRTDLLGAWSGWLTPVFEPRRYRTWFFVARLPEGQVTRDVSSESSSVMWAGAMDAVSLVERQEILMLPPTWLTCLEVGQFADPAAVLVEASGRSVEMFMPEVVADGDDFILSTPPAYAALMASR; this is encoded by the coding sequence GTGCAGCGTCTCCCGCTGCCTGACGCCCTGGTCGCCCAGGCGCGGTCGTACGCCGAGGGCGGCGCGACGCCAGCCGAGCCGCGCGATGCCGCGACCGTGGTGCTGCTGCGCCCCGGCGCCGCAGGCCCTGACGTCTACCTGCTGCGCCGCCAGACGTCGATGGCCTTCGCCGGCGGCATGTGTGTGTTTCCCGGCGGCGGGGTCGACCCGCGCGACTTCGACGACGAGCTCGTCGACCGCGGGCTCTGGGCCGGTCCGTCGCCGGCCGCGTGGGCCTCGCGGCTCGGCTGCGACGAGCCGAAGGCCCGCGCGCTGGTCTGCGCTGCCGTGCGGGAGACCTTCGAGGAGTCCGGGGTGCTGCTGGCCGGTGCCGGTCCGGACTCGGTCGTGGCCGACACCACCGGTGACGACTGGGAGGCCGACCGCGTCGCGCTGGAGTCGCGCGAGGTCTCGCTGACCGCCTTCCTGGAGAAGCGCTCCCTCGTGCTCCGCACCGACCTCCTCGGCGCCTGGTCGGGCTGGCTGACCCCGGTCTTCGAGCCGCGGCGCTACCGCACCTGGTTCTTCGTCGCCCGGCTGCCCGAGGGGCAGGTGACCCGCGACGTGTCGAGCGAGTCGTCGTCGGTCATGTGGGCCGGCGCCATGGACGCGGTGTCACTCGTCGAGCGGCAGGAGATCCTGATGCTTCCCCCGACGTGGCTCACGTGCCTGGAGGTGGGGCAGTTCGCCGACCCGGCGGCAGTCCTCGTCGAGGCGAGCGGGCGGAGCGTCGAGATGTTCATGCCCGAGGTCGTCGCCGACGGCGACGACTTCATCCTCTCCACCCCGCCGGCCTATGCGGCGCTGATGGCTTCTCGATGA
- a CDS encoding response regulator transcription factor — translation MSETDAAGDHAGPIRVFLVDDQQMVRAGFRMLVDSQDDMQVVGEAGDGGEALERLAVTAADVVLMDVRMPRVDGVEATRRLLEQGRAPRVIVLTTFDLDEYAFAAIRAGASAFLLKDAAPPDLLGAIRAVMAGDAVVAPSTTRRLLDHFAALPDPAEPTAYDDRLAPLTEREVEVLTLIARGLTNTEIAQHLVVAETTVKTHVGRVLAKTGSRDRVQLVVLGYETGLVTA, via the coding sequence GTGAGCGAGACCGACGCAGCCGGGGATCACGCCGGACCGATCCGGGTCTTCCTCGTCGACGACCAGCAGATGGTGCGCGCCGGCTTCCGGATGCTCGTCGACAGCCAGGACGACATGCAGGTCGTCGGGGAGGCCGGCGACGGCGGCGAGGCGCTCGAGCGGCTCGCGGTCACGGCCGCCGACGTCGTGCTGATGGACGTGCGGATGCCGCGCGTCGACGGCGTCGAGGCCACACGGCGGCTGCTCGAGCAGGGCCGGGCGCCCCGGGTGATCGTGCTGACGACCTTCGACCTCGACGAGTACGCCTTCGCCGCGATCCGCGCGGGCGCCTCGGCGTTCCTCCTCAAGGACGCCGCCCCGCCCGACCTGCTCGGCGCGATCCGAGCGGTGATGGCCGGCGACGCTGTCGTCGCGCCCAGCACCACCCGACGGCTGCTCGACCACTTCGCCGCCCTTCCCGACCCCGCCGAGCCGACGGCGTACGACGACCGGCTCGCGCCGCTGACCGAGCGCGAGGTCGAGGTGCTCACCCTCATCGCCCGCGGCCTGACCAACACCGAGATCGCCCAGCACCTCGTCGTCGCCGAGACGACCGTGAAGACCCACGTCGGCCGGGTGCTGGCCAAGACCGGCTCGCGCGACCGCGTCCAGCTCGTGGTGCTCGGCTACGAGACGGGCCTCGTCACCGCCTGA
- a CDS encoding Crp/Fnr family transcriptional regulator produces MDNDVLRQAPLFSSLDDEAATALGGSMAETKLRRGDVLFHEGDSGDKLYVVTEGKVKLGRSSSDGRENLLAIMGPGQMFGELSLFDPGPRSATVTAVTDATFASLSHDDLLKWLDGRPMVARGLLSQLAGRLRKSNDVVADLVFSDVPGRVAKALLDLADRFGRTADDGVHVHHDLTQEELAQLVGASRETVNKALADFASRGWLRLEPRSVVIMDLERLSRRAR; encoded by the coding sequence GTGGACAACGACGTGCTTCGGCAGGCACCGCTGTTCAGCTCGCTCGACGACGAGGCAGCGACGGCGCTGGGCGGTTCGATGGCCGAGACCAAGCTCCGTCGTGGCGACGTGCTCTTCCACGAGGGCGACTCGGGCGACAAGCTCTACGTCGTCACCGAGGGCAAGGTGAAGCTCGGCCGGTCGTCCTCCGACGGCCGCGAGAACCTCCTCGCGATCATGGGCCCCGGCCAGATGTTCGGCGAGCTCTCCCTCTTCGACCCCGGCCCGCGCTCGGCCACCGTCACCGCGGTCACCGACGCCACCTTCGCGTCGCTGTCGCACGACGACCTCCTCAAGTGGCTCGACGGCCGCCCGATGGTCGCGCGCGGCCTGCTCTCGCAGCTCGCCGGTCGCCTGCGCAAGTCCAACGACGTCGTCGCCGACCTCGTCTTCTCCGACGTGCCCGGCCGCGTCGCCAAGGCGCTGCTCGACCTCGCCGACCGCTTCGGCCGCACCGCCGACGACGGCGTCCACGTCCACCACGACCTCACCCAGGAGGAGCTCGCCCAGCTGGTCGGCGCCTCCCGCGAGACGGTCAACAAGGCGCTCGCCGACTTCGCCTCGCGCGGCTGGCTGCGCCTGGAGCCCCGCTCCGTGGTGATCATGGACCTCGAGCGCCTGTCCCGCCGCGCCCGCTGA
- a CDS encoding MBL fold metallo-hydrolase, whose protein sequence is MTDPMTGQGWSGGSFGDTGTCVLAPNADVMTLDGTNTWVLRDPDSSRSVVVDPGPSIAAHLDAIDAAAGDVSVVLLTHHHADHSEAAREYAERHGCGVRALDPAYRLGSEGLGEGDVVAVGGLEVHVVATPGHTSDSLSFVVPQDRAVLTGDTVLGRGTTVVAHPDGQLGAYLSSLQRLHALCGEQGITTVWPGHGPVIDDALGALDFYLAHRQQRLEQVRSALRDLHAVEREGGSFPHETLPRAIVEVVYADVDPVLWGAAELSVRAQLAYLTEH, encoded by the coding sequence ATGACCGACCCCATGACCGGTCAGGGCTGGTCCGGCGGGAGCTTCGGCGACACCGGCACCTGCGTGCTCGCGCCCAACGCCGACGTGATGACCCTCGACGGCACCAACACGTGGGTGCTCCGCGACCCCGACTCGTCGCGCTCGGTCGTCGTCGACCCCGGACCGTCGATCGCGGCGCACCTCGATGCGATCGACGCGGCCGCCGGTGACGTGTCCGTGGTGCTGCTGACCCACCACCACGCCGACCACAGCGAGGCGGCCCGGGAGTACGCCGAGCGGCACGGGTGCGGCGTACGCGCGCTGGACCCGGCCTACCGGCTCGGCTCCGAGGGCCTCGGCGAGGGCGACGTGGTAGCCGTCGGCGGGCTGGAAGTGCACGTGGTCGCGACCCCCGGCCACACGTCGGACTCGCTGTCCTTCGTCGTGCCGCAGGACCGGGCCGTCCTGACCGGCGACACGGTGCTGGGTCGCGGCACGACCGTCGTCGCGCACCCCGACGGCCAGCTCGGGGCCTACCTCTCGTCGCTCCAGCGGCTCCACGCGCTCTGCGGCGAGCAGGGGATCACCACGGTGTGGCCCGGCCACGGCCCGGTGATCGACGACGCGCTCGGTGCCCTCGACTTCTACCTCGCCCACCGCCAGCAGCGGCTCGAGCAGGTGCGCTCCGCCCTGCGGGACCTGCACGCGGTCGAGCGGGAGGGCGGGTCGTTCCCGCACGAGACGCTGCCCCGCGCGATCGTCGAGGTCGTCTACGCCGACGTCGACCCGGTGCTGTGGGGCGCGGCGGAGCTGTCGGTGCGCGCCCAGCTGGCGTACCTCACCGAGCACTGA